One Panicum virgatum strain AP13 chromosome 3N, P.virgatum_v5, whole genome shotgun sequence DNA segment encodes these proteins:
- the LOC120663667 gene encoding uncharacterized protein LOC120663667, which yields MAQGPSPCLLLLLSYSPGPSTSISPTLAPLVDPSPASAAASACELREKPSAGDQQPNDRRLDAAGRSALSRSISPSPCSLPWHGSSRTSITSSVMWSLPRIATGSMFICSKECPFFMHSIGLQFIKFGPTWCLGRLTFSAEDLIGLMALLFFQSIDHLLALICRFTTGSMFICSKECPFFMHSIGLQFIKFGPTWCLGRLTFSAEDLIGLMALLFFQSIDHLLALICRFATGSMFICSKECPFFMHSIGLQFIKFGPTWCLGRLTFSAEDLIGLMALLFFQCIDHLLARKERELAKKHGTASKWKLTW from the exons ATGGCGCAGGGCCCGTCCCCttgcctccttctcctcctctcctACTCCCCCGGCCCGTCAACCTCCATTTCCCCTACCCTTGCCCCTCTGGTTGATCCCTCCCCGGCCAGCGCGGCCGCCTCTGCATGTGAGCTCCGTGAGAAGCCCTCAGCTGGAGACCAACAGCCCAACGACCGACGCCTAGACGCGGCTGGGCGGTCGGCCTTATCGCGTTCGATATCCCCGTCGCCATGTAGCTTGCCATGGCACGGCTCGAGTAGGACCTCCATCACCTCATCAGTCATGTGGTCATTGCCAAG GATCGCAACTGGCTCCATGTTTATTTGTAGTAAGGAGTGTCCCTTTTTTATGCATAGCATTGGACTCCAATTTATAAAATTTGGTCCCACGTGGTGTTTAGGCAGATTAACTTTCTCAGCAGAAGATCTAATAGGCCTGATGGCATTGTTATTTTTCCAAAGCATTGACCACCTATTGGCTTTGATTTGCAGGTTCACGACTGGCTCCATGTTTATTTGTAGTAAGGAGTGTCCCTTTTTTATGCATAGCATTGGACTCCAATTTATAAAATTTGGTCCCACGTGGTGTTTAGGCAGATTAACTTTCTCAGCAGAAGATCTAATAGGCCTGATGGCATTGTTATTTTTCCAAAGCATTGACCACCTATTGGCTTTGATTTGCAGGTTCGCGACTGGCTCCATGTTTATTTGTAGTAAGGAGTGTCCCTTTTTTATGCATAGCATTGGACTCCAATTTATAAAATTTGGTCCCACGTGGTGTTTAGGCAGATTAACTTTCTCAGCAGAAGATCTAATAGGCCTGATGGCATTGTTATTTTTCCAATGCATTGACCACCTATTGGCTAGGAAAGAAAGGGAATTGGCAAAAAAACATGGAACTGCTTCCAAGTGGAAATTGACTTGGTAG
- the LOC120666947 gene encoding cell surface glycoprotein 1-like encodes MDLDLAVQVACPPVPGEDFAFATSETGAAFLVLAHLPGYAKDEVEVRVGADGAEVAVTCARKDAFAVEAEAGRVRVAHRQVVGGFRRAFDVPPGVDVGRISVGFEEDDGLLVVIMPKMRPGTPDDGGDEEARLDVESSGGECESSSGSHAGSESDDVGVEMELELGDEASSLELEHEDWVDVESEEDEPEPEPPPRDVPVVMDVAVETPVPVETSVEVEEDRDVPVEAPVEVEEDRDVPVETAVEVEGKPRVVDIECDIVFEPAEPEPLVETPIEVLGPPHREPEPPADVPNPPVDIPCDVESKPEPAVVQEPEEPKPPAEEPAQEPPAEEQVEEPPPQAELPAEEPVQELPAEEPVQEPPAEEPAVEETPAEEPVQEPVQEPPAVEPPKEPSPPPVSPPDSESGSEDGSSDGDDEPGGAGGDGRRRRGRRGGRWPRRGRRRGLRLGMVVAPALILLALAVATARRRRPQQRGGAGAGVVWSSLGVPSVIDAWYGRMQRNFRVIDIASVANFQIVRASPRALVSIDGYSDITIM; translated from the exons ATGGACCTCGACCTCGCCGTGCAAGTCGCCTGCCCGCCCGTGCCCGGAGAGGACTTCGCCTTCGCCACCTCCGAGACCGGTGCCGCCTTCCTCGTCCTTGCCCACCTCCCTG GCTACGCGAAGGATGAGGTCGAGGTCCGCGTCGGCGCGGACGGAGCGGAGGTCGCCGTCACATGCGCGAGGAAAGATGCGTTcgcggtggaggcggaggcggggagGGTGCGGGTGGCACACCGGCAGGTGGTCGGCGGGTTCCGCCGCGCGTTCGACGTGCCGCCCGGCGTGGACGTGGGCCGGATCTCCGTCGGCTTCGAGGAGGACGACGGGCTGCTCGTCGTCATCATGCCCAAGATGCGGCCCGGCACGCCGGACGACGGCGGGGACGAGGAGGCGCGGCTCGACGTCgagagctccggcggcgagtgCGAGTCGTCGTCCGGGTCCCACGCGGGAAGCGAGAGCGACGACGTCGGCGTCGAGATGGAGCTGGAGCTCGGCGACGAGGCGTCGAGCCTCGAGCTGGAGCATGAGGATTGGGTCGACGTCgagtcggaggaggacgagcctgagcctgagccgccgccgcgcgacgTGCCCGTGGTCATGGACGTGGCGGTGGAGACTCCTGTGCCGGTGGAGACGTccgtggaggtggaggaggatcGGGACGTCCCGGTGGAGGCgccggtggaggtggaggaggaccgCGACGTGCCCGTGGAGACGGCGGTCGAGGTCGAGGGCAAGCCGCGGGTGGTCGACATCGAGTGCGACATCGTGTTCGAGCcggcggagccggagccgctGGTGGAGACGCCGATCGAGGTGCTCGGGCCGCCGCACCGCGAGCCCGAGCCGCCGGCCGACGTGCCGAACCCGCCGGTGGACATCCCGTGCGACGTGGAGTCTAAGCCCGAGCCGGCCGTCGTGCAGGAACCCGAGGAGCCAAAGCCACCGGCCGAAGAACCAGCGCAGGAGCCGCCCGCGGAAGAACAGGTGGAAGAGCCGCCGCCACAGGCTGAGCTGCCTGCGGAAGAACCCGTGCAAGAGCTGCCGGCCGAAGAACCGGTTCAAGAGCCGCCTGCCGAGGAACCCGCGGTGGAAGAGACGCCGGCCGAAGAACCAGTGCAGGAACCGGTGCAAGAGCCGCCGGCGGTCGAGCCACCAAAAGAACCGAGCCCACCGCCGGTGTCTCCTCCAGACAGCGAATCTGGCAGCGAGGATGGCAGTTCTGACGGGGACGACGAGCCGGGAGGTGCTGGCGGCGACggcaggaggaggcgcggcaggagaggagggcggtggccgcggcgagggaggcgccGCGGGCTCCGGCTGGGCATGGTGGTCGCCCCCGCGCTGATCCTGCTCGCGCTCGCTGTGgccacggcgaggcggcggcggccgcagcagcGCGGGGGAGCCGGGGCGGGTGTTGTGTGGAGTAGCTTGGGTGTCCCTTCAGTCATTGACGCCTGGTATGGTAGGATGCAACGGAATTTTCGTGTGATTGATATAGCTAGTGTAGCTAATTTTCAAattgtaagagcatctccaagagctcttgtatctatAGATGGCTATTCTGATATAACTATTATGTAA
- the LOC120663669 gene encoding citrate-binding protein-like: MASCFLPRLLLAFIVLASSRRCRSSATAADPTLGFAALELTEDRFKLHKPYDLPPEQRYEFRDGVRRMWVFCDDKPLSPGSPTKPRSEILLNARYAAGVWQFEGYGFVPAGTSGVSVMQVFGASGRNTTLMLHVYGGRLMYYHDEARVVDGDIYDRWFRLNVVHDVDAGMLTVFIDGEERLAVAGHGGYRHYFKFGVYTQTDPSRYMESRWRDVKVYTKI, translated from the exons ATGGCCAGCTGCTTCTTGCCACGGCTTTTGCTGGCGTTCATTGTGTTGGCCTCGTCGCGCCGCTGCcggagctccgccactgctgccGACCCGACCCTCGGCTTCGCCGCCCTCGAGCTCACCGAGGACCGGTTCAAGCTGCACAAGCCGTACGACCTGCCGCCGGAGCAGCGGTACGAGTTCCGCGACGGCGTGCGGCGGATGTGGGTGTTCTGCGACGACAAGCCCTTGAGCCCCGGGAGCCCCACCAAGCCGCGCTCCGAGATCCTCCTAAAT GCGAGGTACGCAGCCGGGGTGTGGCAGTTCGAGGGCTACGGCTTCGTGCCGGCGGGCACGTCGGGGGTGTCGGTGATGCAGGTGTTCGGCGCGTCGGGGCGCAACACGACGCTGATGCTGCACGTCTACGGCGGCCGGCTCATGTACTACCACGACGAGGCGcgggtcgtcgacggcgacaTCTACGACCGGTGGTTCCGGCTGAACGTCGTCCACGACGTCGACGCCGGGATGCTCACGGTGTTCATCGACGGCGAGGAGAGGCTCGCCGTCGCGGGCCACGGCGGGTACCGGCACTACTTCAAGTTCGGGGTGTACACTCAGACGGACCCCTCGCGCTACATGGAGTCGCGGTGGAGGGATGTCAAGGTATACACCAAGATTTGA
- the LOC120663668 gene encoding exocyst complex component EXO70B1-like — protein MDSRSQAPYKSSSFSQATTRDDGGRSREVDRNFSLGAVRDKRDLHHGGAREREQAIKEEDEQEEGDGAPGGNGGGGDPDLAALSVEIDAFIAGHDGDAPVTVTEATLDKFASAVELLIARSEGAEDKWAVEASGEPSPLLAAITRIAALASALGKSPEGGGKHTAAVHRVTGVLHRAMAFLEDEFHALLGGDPCAGNEQGAHESDRCVLPLPPSDHASAGAGKEAAPPYPPETVDRLRAMADAMVAAGYSTECTQMFLVARRNAFDAALQGLGYEKSNIDDVVKMAWEALEAEIVTWTKAFRHAINVGLSTEHDLCTRVFSGRHAAAGRGIFADLARCVMLHMLSFAEAVAMTKRAAEKLFKVLDMYEAVRDASPVIEAFLSADEPAAERSSSALAELKAEIASMRSRLSESAAAIFHELEGSIRADAGKQPVPGGAVHPLTRYVMNYLKYACEYNSTLEQVFREHRRGGGGEDNPFSAQLMEVMELLHSNLEAKSRLYKDPSLSNIFLMNNGRYMLQKIRGSSEINAMLGEAWARKQSTNLRQYHKNYQRETWSRVLGLLRDDGVLTVKGHVQKPVLKERFKQFNAAMDEIHRTQGAWVVSDEQLQSELRVSIAAVVVPAYRSFLGRFSQHFSAGRQTEKYVKLSAEDVETIIDELFDGNATSMVRRRT, from the coding sequence ATGGACAGCCGGAGCCAGGCGCCCTACAAGTCCAGCAGCTTCTCGCAGGCCACCACCCGTGACGACGGCGGCAGGTCCCGGGAGGTCGACCGCAACTTCTCCCTCGGCGCCGTCCGCGACAAGAGGGACCTGCACCACGGCGGCGCCAGGGAGAGGGAGCAGGCCATcaaggaggaggacgagcaGGAGGAAGGCGATGGCGCGCCAGGAGGaaacggcggcgggggcgacccGGATCTTGCCGCCTTGTCGGTGGAGATTGACGCGTTCATCGCGGGGCACGACGGGGACGCGCCGGTGACCGTCACCGAGGCGACGCTGGACAAGTTCGCGTCCGCCGTCGAGCTGCTGATCGCGCGGTCGGAGGGGGCCGAGGACAAGTGGGCGGTGGAGGCCAGCGGCGAGCcgtcgccgctgctcgccgccatCACGCGCATCGCGGCGCTCGCGTCCGCGCTCGGCAAGAgcccggagggcggcggcaagCACACCGCCGCCGTGCACCGGGTCACCGGCGTGCTCCACCGGGCCATGGCGTTCCTCGAGGACGAGTTCCACGCGCTGCTCGGCGGCGACCCGTGCGCGGGGAACGAGCAGGGCGCGCACGAGTCCGACCGGTGCGtcctcccgctgccgccgtcggaCCACGCCAGCGCGGGCGCCGGGAAGGAGGCCGCGCCGCCTTACCCACCGGAGACGGTGGATCGGCTCCGGGCCATGGCCGacgccatggtcgccgccggGTACTCCACGGAGTGCACGCAGATGTTCCTGGTGGCGCGGCGGAACGCGTTCGACGCGGCGCTGCAGGGGCTCGGGTACGAGAAGTCCAACATCGACGACGTGGTGAAGATGGCGTGGGAGGCGCTGGAGGCGGAGATCGTGACGTGGACCAAGGCGTTCCGGCACGCCATCAACGTCGGCCTCTCCACGGAGCACGACCTCTGCACCCGCGTCTTCTCcgggcgccacgccgccgcggggcgcggCATCTTCGCCGACCTCGCGCGCTGCGTGATGCTGCACATGCTCAGCTTCGCGGAGGCCGTGGCCATGACCAAGCGCGCCGCCGAGAAGCTCTTCAAGGTGCTCGACATGTACGAGGCCGTCCGCGACGCGTCCCCGGTCATCGAGGCCTTCCTCTCCGCCGACGAGCCTGCCGCCGAGCGCAGCAGCTCGGCCCTGGCGGAGCTCAAGGCCGAGATCGCCTCCATGCGGTCCCGCCTCAGCgagtccgccgccgccatcttccaCGAGCTGGAGGGCTCGATCCGCGCCGACGCCGGGAAGCAGCCGGTCCCGGGCGGCGCCGTGCACCCGCTGACCCGGTACGTGATGAACTACCTCAAGTACGCGTGCGAGTACAACAGCACGCTGGAGCAGGTGTTCCGGGagcaccggcgcggcggcggcggcgaggacaaCCCGTTCTCGGCGCAGCTGATGGAGGTGATGGAGCTGCTGCACAGCAACCTGGAGGCCAAGTCGCGGCTGTACAAGGACCCGTCGCTGAGCAACATCTTCCTGATGAACAACGGGCGGTACATGCTGCAGAAGATCCGCGGCTCGTCGGAGATCAACGCGATGCTCGGCGAGGCGTGGGCGCGGAAGCAGTCGACGAACCTGCGGCAGTACCACAAGAACTACCAGCGGGAGACGTGGAGCCGCGTGCTGGGGCTGCTCCGCGACGACGGCGTGCTCACCGTGAAGGGGCACGTGCAGAAGCCGGTGCTCAAGGAGCGGTTCAAGCAGTTCAACGCCGCCATGGACGAGATCCACCGGACGCAGGGCGCCTGGGTCGTCAGCGACGAGCAGCTGCAGTCGGAGCTGCGCGTCTccatcgccgccgtcgtcgtgccGGCCTACCGCTCCTTCCTCGGCCGCTTCTCGCAGCACTTCAGCGCCGGCAGGCAGACGGAGAAGTACGTCAAGCTCAGCGCCGAGGACGTCGAGACCATCATCGACGAGCTCTTCGACGGCAACGCCACCTCCATGGTCAGGAGGAGGACATGA
- the LOC120663671 gene encoding probable mediator of RNA polymerase II transcription subunit 26c isoform X2, protein MGSDGRLRRALAAFGGGGDVWDLVDAALAVAARDSPDELRARRDSIVERLYAGGRCRNCDGPPAQVQPTKAAETAAVASAFPASPDEEVDADGFDDDEADAGVESKILAIRDFLEDPDQSEDETVSLLQSLADMDITYKALQETDIGRHVNGLRKHPSGEVRQLVKLLVRKWKEIVDDWVRLHNSGDGDSPDKVQPKYHQNSQASDFKYSPSPQRQNGLSSERFSNHNVVESMEKRRTSPAPAYHNTKQNSNNNYSTTSSSVPARTIREQKDTLLDSEKLDSARKRLQENYQEAQNAKKQRTIQVMDIHDIPKPKNRNNVLRKSGGGGGLPARHR, encoded by the exons ATGGGCTCCGACGGGCGcctccgccgtgcgctggccgcgttcgggggcggcggcgacgtgtgGGACCTCGTGGACGCCGCGCTCGCCGTGGCGGCGCGGGACAGCCCGGACGagctgcgcgcgcgccgcgacAGCATCGTCGAGCGGCTCTACGCTGGTGGCCGATGCCGCAACTGCGATGGCCCGCCGGCGCAGGTGCAGCCGACGAAGGCGGCTGAGACTGCTGCCGTTGCGTCGGCGTTCCCGGCCTCGCCGGACGAGGAGGTCGACGCGGACGGcttcgacgacgacgaggctgACGCCGGCGTGGAGAGCAAGATCCTGGCGATCAGGGACTTCCTGGAGGACCCCGACCAG TCGGAGGACGAGACGGTGAGCCTGCTGCAGAGCCTGGCAGACATGGATATCACCTACAAGGCTCTCCAG GAGACGGACATCGGCCGGCATGTCAATGGCCTACGCAAGCATCCATCTGGTGAAGTGCGGCAGCTGGTGAAGCTGCTCGTCAG GAAATGGAAAGAGATAGTTGATGACTGGGTACGGCTGCACAACTCag GCGATGGTGACTCGCCTGATAAAGTCCAACCCAAGTATCATCAGAACAGTCAG GCTTCAGACTTCAAGTATTCCCCCAGCCCACAGAGACAGA ATGGTTTGAGCTCAGAGAGATTTAGCAATCACAATGTGGTGGAGTCAATGGAGAAACGGAGAACAAGCCCTGCACCTGCATATCATAACACCAAGcagaacagcaacaacaactaTTCTACTACTTCATCATCAGTTCCAGCT AGGACAATTAGGGAGCAAAAGGATACTCTTTTGGACTCTGAGAAGCTAGATTCAGCCAGGAAGAGGCTTCAGGAAAATTACCAGGAAGCGCAAAATG CGAAAAAGCAGAGGACCATTCAAGTGATGGATATCCACGACATACCAAAGCCGAAGAACAGGAACAACGTCCTCCGCaagagcggtggcggaggcggactcCCGGCAAGGCACCGGTGA
- the LOC120663671 gene encoding probable mediator of RNA polymerase II transcription subunit 26c isoform X1 — protein MGSDGRLRRALAAFGGGGDVWDLVDAALAVAARDSPDELRARRDSIVERLYAGGRCRNCDGPPAQVQPTKAAETAAVASAFPASPDEEVDADGFDDDEADAGVESKILAIRDFLEDPDQSEDETVSLLQSLADMDITYKALQETDIGRHVNGLRKHPSGEVRQLVKLLVRKWKEIVDDWVRLHNSGGDGGGSIISDGDSPDKVQPKYHQNSQASDFKYSPSPQRQNGLSSERFSNHNVVESMEKRRTSPAPAYHNTKQNSNNNYSTTSSSVPARTIREQKDTLLDSEKLDSARKRLQENYQEAQNAKKQRTIQVMDIHDIPKPKNRNNVLRKSGGGGGLPARHR, from the exons ATGGGCTCCGACGGGCGcctccgccgtgcgctggccgcgttcgggggcggcggcgacgtgtgGGACCTCGTGGACGCCGCGCTCGCCGTGGCGGCGCGGGACAGCCCGGACGagctgcgcgcgcgccgcgacAGCATCGTCGAGCGGCTCTACGCTGGTGGCCGATGCCGCAACTGCGATGGCCCGCCGGCGCAGGTGCAGCCGACGAAGGCGGCTGAGACTGCTGCCGTTGCGTCGGCGTTCCCGGCCTCGCCGGACGAGGAGGTCGACGCGGACGGcttcgacgacgacgaggctgACGCCGGCGTGGAGAGCAAGATCCTGGCGATCAGGGACTTCCTGGAGGACCCCGACCAG TCGGAGGACGAGACGGTGAGCCTGCTGCAGAGCCTGGCAGACATGGATATCACCTACAAGGCTCTCCAG GAGACGGACATCGGCCGGCATGTCAATGGCCTACGCAAGCATCCATCTGGTGAAGTGCGGCAGCTGGTGAAGCTGCTCGTCAG GAAATGGAAAGAGATAGTTGATGACTGGGTACGGCTGCACAACTCaggtggtgatggtggtggctCGATCATAA GCGATGGTGACTCGCCTGATAAAGTCCAACCCAAGTATCATCAGAACAGTCAG GCTTCAGACTTCAAGTATTCCCCCAGCCCACAGAGACAGA ATGGTTTGAGCTCAGAGAGATTTAGCAATCACAATGTGGTGGAGTCAATGGAGAAACGGAGAACAAGCCCTGCACCTGCATATCATAACACCAAGcagaacagcaacaacaactaTTCTACTACTTCATCATCAGTTCCAGCT AGGACAATTAGGGAGCAAAAGGATACTCTTTTGGACTCTGAGAAGCTAGATTCAGCCAGGAAGAGGCTTCAGGAAAATTACCAGGAAGCGCAAAATG CGAAAAAGCAGAGGACCATTCAAGTGATGGATATCCACGACATACCAAAGCCGAAGAACAGGAACAACGTCCTCCGCaagagcggtggcggaggcggactcCCGGCAAGGCACCGGTGA
- the LOC120663672 gene encoding uncharacterized protein LOC120663672 isoform X3 translates to MEPFMNSEVFKVNKFKIEAYLSSKACHKVEKFSRSSLPQVVVVEKAPRLEVWPKIWKPSGPTSACIGLYFFPPSLRSNEISNELVKEIIESDGALKATVGIVDLLIFPSILLPEQNQLYQGKHYLWGVFKKRKGISDEGVIAAEQDGSACAAEEGQLQEQHLSSQQEVEVQPESPGQETSAVKLVGNEPLMEYNPEAEKEAVTISMTGGVTWPGSSLPHEKPDTPTAGSNTSVAHPEEVNMQQEEGFTSSHKLNASTIADPSVEEDGRGQSSSVTVSEPPSIKLFGVTIARTPRAQQQLILEMPSEASMVLSVPEELVTANSNTGNSAGVGAGLNPGTDRLHLPERPEAFGLRPRW, encoded by the exons A TGGAGCCTTTTATGAACAGTGAAGTATTCAAGGTAAACAAATTTAAGATAGAAGCATACTTGTCAAGCAAAGCATgtcacaaagtggagaaatttTCAAGATCGTCATTGCCACAAGTCGTTGTAGTAGAGAAGGCTCCTCGGTTGGAAGTCTGGCCAAAGATATGGAAGCCTTCAGGACCTACAAGTGCTTGTATTGGATTGTATTTCTTCCCACCTAGTTTGAG GTCAAATGAAATATCAAACGAATTGGTGAAGGAAATAATCGAGAGCGATGGTGCCCTGAAAGCTACTGTTGGTATCGTTGATCTATTGATATTCCCCTCTATTCTATTGCCAGAACAAAATCAAT TGTACCAGGGCAAACACTACCTCTGGGGGGTGTTCAAGAAAAGGAAAGGCATTTCTGACGAAGGTGTTATAGCTGCAGAACAAGATGGTTCAGCGTGTGCCGCAGAGGAAGGGCAACTACAAGAACAGCATCTTTCGAGCCAGCAAGAAGTTGAAGTGCAACCTGAGTCCCCAGGCCAAGAAACTTCTGCTGTGAAGCTTGTTGGGAATGAACCGCTGATGGAGTACAACCCTGAGGCAGAAAAGGAGGCTGTGACAATTTCCATGACAGGAGGTGTTACCTGGCCTGGCAGCAGTTTGCCCCATGAAAAGCCGGACACTCCAACAGCGGGATCAAACACCTCTGTAGCGCATCCTGAAGAAGTGAACATGCAGCAAGAAGAAGGCTTCACCTCTTCACACAAGCTGAATGCCTCAACCATTGCCGACCCATCTGTTGAGGAGGATGGCCGTGGACAATCCAGCTCTGTCACTGTCTCAGAACCTCCCAGCATAAAACTGTTTGGGGTGACCATTGCCCGGACGCCGAGAGCTCAGCAGCAGCTGATCCTAGAGATGCCTAGTGAGGCCTCGATGGTATTGTCAGTGCCAGAAGAGTTGGTGACCGCAAATTCTAACACAGGAAACAGTGCTGGAGTAGGAGCTGGACTGAACCCTGGCACGGATCGCCTGCATCTGCCCGAGCGTCCTGAAGCCTTCGGTCTGAGGCCCCGGTGGTGA
- the LOC120663672 gene encoding uncharacterized protein LOC120663672 isoform X1, whose protein sequence is MHDALQESVFLSCVIFLLCVHMTKRLFVVCPIESTWQTTEHTANSRIPVVMFSVSLSTVEPFMNSEVFKVNKFKIEAYLSSKACHKVEKFSRSSLPQVVVVEKAPRLEVWPKIWKPSGPTSACIGLYFFPPSLRSNEISNELVKEIIESDGALKATVGIVDLLIFPSILLPEQNQLYQGKHYLWGVFKKRKGISDEGVIAAEQDGSACAAEEGQLQEQHLSSQQEVEVQPESPGQETSAVKLVGNEPLMEYNPEAEKEAVTISMTGGVTWPGSSLPHEKPDTPTAGSNTSVAHPEEVNMQQEEGFTSSHKLNASTIADPSVEEDGRGQSSSVTVSEPPSIKLFGVTIARTPRAQQQLILEMPSEASMVLSVPEELVTANSNTGNSAGVGAGLNPGTDRLHLPERPEAFGLRPRW, encoded by the exons ATGCATGATGCACTACAGGAATCAGTATTTTTGTCATGTGTTATATTTTTGCTGTGTGTGCACATGACAAAGAGGTTATTTGTCGTGTGTCCGATAGAAAGCACATGGCAAACTActgagcacacggcaaatagtcGGATTCCGGTAGTGATGTTTTCTGTTTCTTTGTCAACAGTGGAGCCTTTTATGAACAGTGAAGTATTCAAGGTAAACAAATTTAAGATAGAAGCATACTTGTCAAGCAAAGCATgtcacaaagtggagaaatttTCAAGATCGTCATTGCCACAAGTCGTTGTAGTAGAGAAGGCTCCTCGGTTGGAAGTCTGGCCAAAGATATGGAAGCCTTCAGGACCTACAAGTGCTTGTATTGGATTGTATTTCTTCCCACCTAGTTTGAG GTCAAATGAAATATCAAACGAATTGGTGAAGGAAATAATCGAGAGCGATGGTGCCCTGAAAGCTACTGTTGGTATCGTTGATCTATTGATATTCCCCTCTATTCTATTGCCAGAACAAAATCAAT TGTACCAGGGCAAACACTACCTCTGGGGGGTGTTCAAGAAAAGGAAAGGCATTTCTGACGAAGGTGTTATAGCTGCAGAACAAGATGGTTCAGCGTGTGCCGCAGAGGAAGGGCAACTACAAGAACAGCATCTTTCGAGCCAGCAAGAAGTTGAAGTGCAACCTGAGTCCCCAGGCCAAGAAACTTCTGCTGTGAAGCTTGTTGGGAATGAACCGCTGATGGAGTACAACCCTGAGGCAGAAAAGGAGGCTGTGACAATTTCCATGACAGGAGGTGTTACCTGGCCTGGCAGCAGTTTGCCCCATGAAAAGCCGGACACTCCAACAGCGGGATCAAACACCTCTGTAGCGCATCCTGAAGAAGTGAACATGCAGCAAGAAGAAGGCTTCACCTCTTCACACAAGCTGAATGCCTCAACCATTGCCGACCCATCTGTTGAGGAGGATGGCCGTGGACAATCCAGCTCTGTCACTGTCTCAGAACCTCCCAGCATAAAACTGTTTGGGGTGACCATTGCCCGGACGCCGAGAGCTCAGCAGCAGCTGATCCTAGAGATGCCTAGTGAGGCCTCGATGGTATTGTCAGTGCCAGAAGAGTTGGTGACCGCAAATTCTAACACAGGAAACAGTGCTGGAGTAGGAGCTGGACTGAACCCTGGCACGGATCGCCTGCATCTGCCCGAGCGTCCTGAAGCCTTCGGTCTGAGGCCCCGGTGGTGA
- the LOC120663672 gene encoding uncharacterized protein LOC120663672 isoform X4 has translation MNSEVFKVNKFKIEAYLSSKACHKVEKFSRSSLPQVVVVEKAPRLEVWPKIWKPSGPTSACIGLYFFPPSLRSNEISNELVKEIIESDGALKATVGIVDLLIFPSILLPEQNQLYQGKHYLWGVFKKRKGISDEGVIAAEQDGSACAAEEGQLQEQHLSSQQEVEVQPESPGQETSAVKLVGNEPLMEYNPEAEKEAVTISMTGGVTWPGSSLPHEKPDTPTAGSNTSVAHPEEVNMQQEEGFTSSHKLNASTIADPSVEEDGRGQSSSVTVSEPPSIKLFGVTIARTPRAQQQLILEMPSEASMVLSVPEELVTANSNTGNSAGVGAGLNPGTDRLHLPERPEAFGLRPRW, from the exons ATGAACAGTGAAGTATTCAAGGTAAACAAATTTAAGATAGAAGCATACTTGTCAAGCAAAGCATgtcacaaagtggagaaatttTCAAGATCGTCATTGCCACAAGTCGTTGTAGTAGAGAAGGCTCCTCGGTTGGAAGTCTGGCCAAAGATATGGAAGCCTTCAGGACCTACAAGTGCTTGTATTGGATTGTATTTCTTCCCACCTAGTTTGAG GTCAAATGAAATATCAAACGAATTGGTGAAGGAAATAATCGAGAGCGATGGTGCCCTGAAAGCTACTGTTGGTATCGTTGATCTATTGATATTCCCCTCTATTCTATTGCCAGAACAAAATCAAT TGTACCAGGGCAAACACTACCTCTGGGGGGTGTTCAAGAAAAGGAAAGGCATTTCTGACGAAGGTGTTATAGCTGCAGAACAAGATGGTTCAGCGTGTGCCGCAGAGGAAGGGCAACTACAAGAACAGCATCTTTCGAGCCAGCAAGAAGTTGAAGTGCAACCTGAGTCCCCAGGCCAAGAAACTTCTGCTGTGAAGCTTGTTGGGAATGAACCGCTGATGGAGTACAACCCTGAGGCAGAAAAGGAGGCTGTGACAATTTCCATGACAGGAGGTGTTACCTGGCCTGGCAGCAGTTTGCCCCATGAAAAGCCGGACACTCCAACAGCGGGATCAAACACCTCTGTAGCGCATCCTGAAGAAGTGAACATGCAGCAAGAAGAAGGCTTCACCTCTTCACACAAGCTGAATGCCTCAACCATTGCCGACCCATCTGTTGAGGAGGATGGCCGTGGACAATCCAGCTCTGTCACTGTCTCAGAACCTCCCAGCATAAAACTGTTTGGGGTGACCATTGCCCGGACGCCGAGAGCTCAGCAGCAGCTGATCCTAGAGATGCCTAGTGAGGCCTCGATGGTATTGTCAGTGCCAGAAGAGTTGGTGACCGCAAATTCTAACACAGGAAACAGTGCTGGAGTAGGAGCTGGACTGAACCCTGGCACGGATCGCCTGCATCTGCCCGAGCGTCCTGAAGCCTTCGGTCTGAGGCCCCGGTGGTGA